Proteins found in one Crassostrea angulata isolate pt1a10 chromosome 3, ASM2561291v2, whole genome shotgun sequence genomic segment:
- the LOC128177926 gene encoding uncharacterized protein LOC128177926 isoform X1 codes for MADVKTIDEPRESIPNCRVRIREFNNKIKDAQLGSIYDDVPCKDCEKTILKEASELNGECCRLIDHYNKDEMSPSQIAKVCCFTCSKEDIGYASHDNTCIKEVMSRTRKRIRQYNDHLDDLGLKDADGRPCKKCKESILRECQALVKELQKAKDQFQESSMKNKFPCDYGFECANVAMRNGAKGRSKMKQNQHDSGYHSVNSEILGKEPTESMDDNQTASADTTYPKDLNIDTHTEAPSSSCYKGDVKGPCATLDVSINDNTDA; via the exons ATGGCAGACGTTAAAACGATTGACGAGCCCAGAGAAAGCATTCCCAACTGTAGGGTGAGAATACgtgaatttaataataaaatcaaagacgCACAGTTGGGATCCATTTATGATGATGTGCCTTGCAAAGACTGTGAAAAGACGATACTTAAAGAAGCGAGTGAGCTGAATGGTGAATGTTGTCGGTTGATAGATCACTATAATAAGGATGAAATGTCTCCATCCCAGATCGCAAAGGTTTGCTGCTTTACCTGTTCAAAAg AGGACATTGGTTATGCTTCCCATGACAACACGTGTATAAAAGAGGTCATGTCGAGAACTCGGAAACGCATACGTCAATACAACGATCATCTCGATGATCTAGGTTTGAAGGATGCAGATGGAAGACCATGTAAGAAGTGTAAAGAGAGTATCCTACGAGAATGCCAGGCACTGGTCAAAGAGTTACAGAAGGCAAAAGACCAGTTCCAGGAAAGCAGTATGAAGAACAAATTCCCCTGCGATT ATGGTTTCGAATGTGCTAATGTGGCGATGAGGAATGGGGCTAAAGGAA gatcAAAAATGAAGCAGAACCAACACGATAGCGGCTATCATAGCGTTAATTCAGAAATAC tGGGAAAGGAGCCAACAGAATCCATGGATGACAATCAAACTGCTTCTGCAG ATACAACTTACCCCAAGGATCTGAACATAGATACTCACACTGAGGCGCCTAGCAGCTCTTGTTACAAAGGAGACGTCAAAGGGCCATGCGCAACGCTGGACGTCAGCATTAATGACAACACCGATGCATAG
- the LOC128177926 gene encoding uncharacterized protein LOC128177926 isoform X2, with translation MADVKTIDEPRESIPNCRVRIREFNNKIKDAQLGSIYDDVPCKDCEKTILKEASELNGECCRLIDHYNKDEMSPSQIAKVCCFTCSKEDIGYASHDNTCIKEVMSRTRKRIRQYNDHLDDLGLKDADGRPCKKCKESILRECQALVKELQKAKDQFQESSMKNKFPCDYGFECANVAMRNGAKGRSKMKQNQHDSGYHSVNSEILGKEPTESMDDNQTASAVYVSAKCTWMEEIW, from the exons ATGGCAGACGTTAAAACGATTGACGAGCCCAGAGAAAGCATTCCCAACTGTAGGGTGAGAATACgtgaatttaataataaaatcaaagacgCACAGTTGGGATCCATTTATGATGATGTGCCTTGCAAAGACTGTGAAAAGACGATACTTAAAGAAGCGAGTGAGCTGAATGGTGAATGTTGTCGGTTGATAGATCACTATAATAAGGATGAAATGTCTCCATCCCAGATCGCAAAGGTTTGCTGCTTTACCTGTTCAAAAg AGGACATTGGTTATGCTTCCCATGACAACACGTGTATAAAAGAGGTCATGTCGAGAACTCGGAAACGCATACGTCAATACAACGATCATCTCGATGATCTAGGTTTGAAGGATGCAGATGGAAGACCATGTAAGAAGTGTAAAGAGAGTATCCTACGAGAATGCCAGGCACTGGTCAAAGAGTTACAGAAGGCAAAAGACCAGTTCCAGGAAAGCAGTATGAAGAACAAATTCCCCTGCGATT ATGGTTTCGAATGTGCTAATGTGGCGATGAGGAATGGGGCTAAAGGAA gatcAAAAATGAAGCAGAACCAACACGATAGCGGCTATCATAGCGTTAATTCAGAAATAC tGGGAAAGGAGCCAACAGAATCCATGGATGACAATCAAACTGCTTCTGCAG TATATGTCAGTGCTAAGTGTACTTGGATGGAAGAGATATGGTAA